A window of the Oncorhynchus mykiss isolate Arlee chromosome 15, USDA_OmykA_1.1, whole genome shotgun sequence genome harbors these coding sequences:
- the LOC110490842 gene encoding nidogen-2-like produces the protein MRQLVTPVTGPLKGEVEEVDHNSQTTETPSQSLGRVQKETITMATLTIILLVSTAFALGDATIRPMTPCERARYAATHGPIGAYIPTCDAAGRYTPKQCSGSTGHCWCVTTTGQRIQGTDTPPGTAINC, from the exons ATGAGGCAACTAGTCACACCTGTGACAGGTCCTTTAaaaggagaggtggaagaagTAGACCATAACTCACAGACAACAGAGACACCCAGTCAATCTCTTGGAAGAGTGCAGAAG gagactaTCACCATGGCAACATTAACCATCATTCTGCTTGTCAGCACAGCTTTTGCTCTGGGAG ATGCTACGATACGACCCATGACCCCCTGTGAGCGTGCTAGATATGCTGCGACACATGGCCCAATTGGAGCCTACATCCCCACGTGCGACGCCGCTGGACGATACACCCCTAAGCAATGTTCGGGCTCTACAG GTCACTGTTGGTGTGTGACCACTACTGGACAGAGGATCCAGGGTACGGACACTCCACCAGGCACTGCTATCAACTGCTAG